One window from the genome of Variovorax sp. PAMC26660 encodes:
- a CDS encoding ABC transporter ATP-binding protein, whose translation MSSPLHLDSVQLAYETPRGLHTVVDGFSLSMAAGDIACLFGPSGCGKTTVLRAIAGFEPVRAGTVRLGDVLLSSAQQHLPPEQRRVGMMFQEYALFPHLSAAKNVAFGLRRLDRAAQQARVAEMLALVGLAEAGERYPHELSGGQQQRIALARALAPSPALLLLDEPFSNLDGGTRERLTAEVRGILKQAGQTAILVTHNEAEARAMADRIGVMHGGRITHWLNTAP comes from the coding sequence ATGAGTTCCCCCCTGCATCTCGATTCGGTCCAGCTCGCGTACGAAACGCCGCGTGGCCTGCACACCGTCGTCGATGGCTTCTCGCTCTCGATGGCCGCGGGCGACATCGCCTGCCTGTTCGGCCCCTCGGGCTGCGGCAAGACCACGGTGCTGCGCGCCATCGCGGGTTTCGAGCCGGTGCGCGCCGGCACGGTCCGCCTGGGCGATGTGCTGTTGTCTTCGGCGCAACAGCACCTGCCGCCCGAGCAGCGCCGCGTGGGGATGATGTTCCAGGAATACGCCCTGTTCCCGCACCTGTCGGCCGCGAAAAACGTGGCCTTCGGACTGCGCCGCCTGGATCGCGCGGCGCAGCAGGCCCGCGTCGCCGAGATGCTGGCGCTGGTCGGTCTGGCCGAGGCGGGCGAACGCTATCCGCACGAGCTTTCAGGCGGCCAGCAGCAGCGCATTGCACTGGCCCGCGCGCTCGCACCCTCGCCGGCCTTGCTGCTGCTCGACGAACCCTTCTCCAACCTCGACGGAGGCACCCGCGAGCGCCTGACCGCAGAGGTGCGCGGCATCCTCAAGCAGGCCGGCCAGACGGCGATCCTGGTCACGCACAACGAGGCCGAGGCTCGTGCCATGGCCGACCGCATCGGCGTGATGCATGGCGGCCGCATCACGCACTGGCTGAACACGGCGCCATAG
- a CDS encoding ABC transporter permease translates to MLLIARRQPPGLQAAGPVWRWTSFAIAIGVLAPVLTLAWLAFGSGVGHWGPLFAHVLPQATLNTAVLLAGVGTLVLVIGTGCAWLVTAHDFPGRNVLHWALLLPLAMPTYIVAFAYLDLLHPIGPVQGAIRWMLGFDSPRQFRLPDLRSMPGAIFVLGFVLYPYVYMTARAMFMTQPAHLMEAARTLGESRRGAFFRVALPLARPALAVGLSLALLETLNDIGASEFLGVNTLTVAVYTTWITRSDLAGAAQIACAMLFMVVALVWLERNGRRHQRFGSAQRMRAVQPKRLHGGAAWAATATAALPVLIGFVAPALYLVWESAKRLHQGGGISQGLIASLGNTLALAAGVTVVAVAAGLVVAWVSRSQGSGRNRARWQARVATLGYAVPGTVLAIGLLTPALAFDAALASALGLQGLPLMGAGVVLVVACAIRFLAMPVGGIEAGLARIPPAIEQASRLLGETTGGTLRRVHLPLLRPAMAASALLVFVDAMKELPATLLLRPANFDTLATWLYAEAARGTYEEGAIAALAIVLAGLLPVVLLARNQLGASSVTSDTTKT, encoded by the coding sequence CGCACGTGCTGCCGCAGGCGACGCTCAACACCGCCGTGCTGCTCGCGGGCGTCGGCACGCTGGTGCTGGTGATCGGCACCGGTTGCGCGTGGCTGGTCACGGCCCATGACTTTCCCGGACGCAACGTGCTGCACTGGGCGCTGCTGCTGCCGCTGGCGATGCCGACCTACATCGTCGCCTTCGCGTACCTCGACCTGCTGCACCCCATCGGCCCCGTGCAGGGCGCGATCCGCTGGATGCTGGGCTTCGACAGCCCGCGCCAGTTCCGCCTGCCCGATCTGCGCTCGATGCCGGGTGCGATCTTCGTGCTGGGCTTCGTGCTCTACCCCTACGTCTACATGACGGCGCGCGCGATGTTCATGACACAGCCGGCGCACCTGATGGAAGCGGCGCGCACGCTGGGCGAGAGCCGGCGCGGCGCCTTCTTTCGCGTGGCGCTGCCGCTCGCGCGGCCGGCGCTGGCCGTGGGCCTGAGCCTGGCGCTGCTCGAAACGCTCAACGACATCGGTGCCTCCGAATTCCTGGGCGTGAACACGCTGACGGTGGCGGTCTACACCACCTGGATCACGCGCTCCGATCTGGCCGGCGCGGCGCAGATCGCCTGCGCCATGTTGTTCATGGTCGTAGCGTTGGTCTGGCTTGAACGCAATGGCCGCCGGCACCAGCGCTTCGGCTCGGCGCAACGCATGCGTGCCGTGCAGCCGAAACGACTGCATGGCGGCGCGGCATGGGCGGCGACCGCCACGGCCGCACTGCCGGTGCTGATCGGCTTCGTGGCCCCCGCGCTGTACCTCGTCTGGGAAAGTGCCAAACGGCTGCATCAGGGCGGAGGCATTTCGCAGGGGCTGATCGCAAGCCTCGGCAACACCTTGGCACTGGCAGCAGGCGTCACGGTGGTGGCGGTGGCTGCGGGCCTGGTGGTCGCATGGGTTTCGCGCAGCCAGGGCTCCGGCCGCAATCGCGCGCGCTGGCAGGCCCGTGTTGCCACACTGGGCTATGCGGTGCCGGGCACGGTGCTCGCCATCGGCCTGCTCACGCCGGCGCTGGCCTTCGATGCCGCACTGGCCTCCGCGCTCGGCCTGCAGGGCCTGCCGCTCATGGGGGCCGGCGTGGTGCTGGTGGTGGCCTGTGCGATCCGCTTCCTGGCGATGCCGGTCGGCGGCATCGAAGCCGGTCTTGCACGCATTCCACCGGCCATCGAACAAGCCTCGCGGCTGCTCGGCGAAACCACCGGCGGCACGCTGCGCCGCGTGCACCTGCCGCTGCTGCGGCCCGCGATGGCGGCCAGTGCGCTGCTGGTGTTCGTCGACGCCATGAAGGAACTGCCGGCCACGCTGCTGCTGCGCCCCGCCAATTTCGACACCCTCGCCACCTGGCTCTACGCCGAGGCCGCGCGCGGCACCTACGAAGAAGGCGCGATTGCCGCGCTGGCCATCGTGCTGGCCGGCCTGCTGCCGGTGGTGCTGCTGGCGCGCAACCAGCTGGGTGCATCCTCGGTGACGTCCGATACGACAAAGACATGA
- a CDS encoding glutathione S-transferase family protein — MSQPLTLVSHLLCPYVQRAAIALNEKGVPFERVVIDLANKPQWFLDISPLGKVPLLKVRRPDGSEAVLFESNVICEYLEETQPGARLHPEDSLTRAEHRAWMEFGSAILGDLWGYETTQDAAVFEQKRLALVAKFERVEAALGTGPYFAGTGFSLVDAVFAPVFRYFEVFDALHDSHIFDALPKVSAWRQALAARPSVRSAVVPEYPQHLMAFLQRHQAHLLTLAA; from the coding sequence ATGTCGCAGCCCCTTACCCTCGTCAGCCATCTGCTGTGCCCCTACGTCCAGCGCGCCGCGATTGCGCTGAATGAAAAAGGCGTGCCCTTCGAGCGCGTCGTGATCGATCTCGCGAACAAGCCCCAGTGGTTTCTCGACATCTCGCCGCTGGGCAAGGTGCCGCTGCTGAAGGTCCGGCGCCCCGACGGCAGCGAGGCCGTGCTGTTCGAGAGCAATGTGATCTGCGAGTACCTCGAAGAGACGCAGCCCGGCGCCCGCCTGCATCCCGAAGACTCGCTCACCCGCGCCGAGCATCGTGCATGGATGGAGTTCGGCTCGGCCATCCTAGGCGACCTCTGGGGCTACGAGACCACGCAGGACGCGGCTGTGTTCGAGCAGAAGCGGCTCGCGCTCGTCGCCAAGTTCGAGCGCGTCGAAGCGGCGCTGGGCACAGGCCCCTACTTCGCGGGCACGGGCTTCAGCCTGGTCGATGCGGTCTTTGCGCCAGTGTTCCGCTACTTCGAGGTGTTCGACGCCCTGCACGACTCGCACATCTTCGACGCACTGCCCAAGGTGAGCGCCTGGCGCCAGGCCTTGGCCGCTCGCCCGAGCGTGCGCAGCGCGGTGGTGCCCGAGTACCCGCAGCACCTGATGGCCTTCCTGCAACGC